A genomic window from Martelella lutilitoris includes:
- a CDS encoding alpha-D-glucose phosphate-specific phosphoglucomutase, translating to MTKTIATKPFDGQKPGTSGLRKKVPVFAQPHYAENFIQSVFDSLEDYQGKTLVIGGDGRYLNREVIQTAIKMAAANGFGKVMVGQGGILSTPAASNMIRKYQAFGGIILSASHNPGGPNEDFGIKYNTANGGPAPERITDAIYERTKLIDRYRISEADDVPLDKLGTYKVDDMDVEVFDPVADYAALMEELFDFDAIRSYIAGGFRIAFDAMSAVTGPYAREIIENRLGAPEGSVRNFVPLEDFGGHHPDPNLVHAKELYDEVMSADGPDFGAASDGDGDRNMVVGKGIFITPSDSLAILAANAHLAPAYKGGLAGIARSMPTSQAADRVAEKLGIEAYETPTGWKFFGNLLDAGKATLCGEESFGTGSSHVREKDGLWAVLLWLNILAVRGETAFDIVKKHWAEYGRNYYSRHDYEGIETEAANGLMDALRGKLAALPGTTFGDLTVKEADDFAYHDPVDGSISRNQGVRIMFESGSRVVFRLSGTGTSGATLRVYLEHFEPDPARHEEDTQKTLAGLIAYAEHVAGIKERTGRDAPTVIT from the coding sequence ATGACCAAGACCATTGCCACCAAGCCCTTTGACGGCCAGAAGCCCGGAACCTCGGGCCTGCGCAAGAAAGTGCCGGTTTTCGCCCAGCCGCATTATGCGGAAAACTTCATCCAGTCGGTATTCGACAGCCTCGAGGACTATCAGGGCAAGACGCTGGTGATCGGCGGCGACGGGCGCTATCTCAACCGCGAGGTGATCCAGACCGCGATCAAGATGGCCGCCGCCAACGGCTTCGGCAAGGTCATGGTCGGCCAGGGCGGCATTCTGTCGACGCCGGCTGCCTCCAACATGATCCGAAAATACCAGGCCTTCGGCGGCATCATCCTCTCGGCCAGCCACAATCCCGGCGGCCCGAACGAGGATTTCGGCATCAAATACAACACCGCCAATGGCGGCCCCGCGCCCGAGCGCATCACCGATGCGATCTATGAGCGCACCAAGCTGATCGACCGCTACCGCATCTCCGAGGCCGACGACGTGCCGCTCGACAAGCTTGGCACCTACAAGGTCGATGACATGGACGTGGAAGTCTTCGATCCGGTCGCAGACTATGCGGCCCTGATGGAGGAATTGTTCGATTTCGACGCGATCCGTTCCTATATCGCCGGCGGTTTCCGCATCGCCTTCGACGCAATGAGTGCGGTAACCGGCCCCTATGCCAGGGAAATCATCGAGAACCGTCTTGGCGCGCCGGAGGGCTCGGTGCGCAATTTCGTGCCGCTCGAAGATTTCGGCGGCCACCACCCCGACCCGAACCTCGTCCATGCCAAGGAACTTTATGACGAGGTGATGAGCGCCGACGGCCCCGATTTCGGCGCGGCCTCCGATGGCGACGGCGACCGCAACATGGTGGTCGGAAAGGGCATCTTCATCACGCCGTCCGACAGTCTCGCCATCCTTGCGGCAAACGCGCACCTGGCGCCTGCCTACAAGGGCGGCCTTGCCGGGATCGCCCGTTCGATGCCGACCAGCCAGGCCGCCGATCGGGTGGCCGAGAAACTCGGCATCGAGGCCTATGAGACGCCGACGGGCTGGAAATTCTTCGGCAATCTGCTCGATGCCGGCAAGGCGACGCTGTGCGGCGAGGAGAGCTTCGGCACCGGCTCCAGCCATGTGCGGGAGAAGGACGGGCTGTGGGCCGTTCTGCTCTGGCTCAACATCCTGGCCGTGCGCGGCGAGACCGCGTTCGACATCGTCAAGAAGCACTGGGCCGAGTATGGCCGCAACTATTATTCTCGCCACGACTATGAGGGCATCGAAACCGAGGCGGCCAACGGCCTGATGGACGCGCTGCGCGGAAAGCTTGCCGCCCTGCCCGGCACCACGTTCGGCGACCTGACCGTGAAGGAAGCCGACGACTTCGCCTATCACGACCCGGTCGACGGCTCGATCAGCCGGAACCAGGGCGTGCGCATCATGTTTGAAAGCGGTTCCCGCGTCGTCTTCCGTCTTTCCGGCACCGGCACGTCCGGAGCGACGCTTCGCGTCTATCTGGAGCATTTCGAGCCGGACCCGGCCCGCCATGAAGAAGATACGCAGAAGACGCTTGCCGGGCTGATCGCCTATGCCGAGCACGTCGCCGGCATCAAGGAACGCACCGGCCGCGATGCTCCGACCGTGATTACCTGA
- the glgA gene encoding glycogen synthase GlgA: MKVLSVASEIYPLIKTGGLADVAGALPLALAGLGVETRTIVPGYPAIMKAVEGHAEKVHTFGDLFGEWATLHAARYEGLDLLILDIPALFGRFGNPYNSASGEGYSDNWRRFGALSKAAAEIAAGVLPGWEPDLVHCHDWQAALTPVYMRFADVPEKPSILTIHNIAFQGTFGPEIFPWLGLPAHAMAVDGVEYYGNVGFLKGGLQTAWAVTTVSPTYAREIQTPQYGMGLEGLIAARAHTVHGIVNGIDTDVWNPTTDKTLASRYTPSRLRLREPNRQVLSERFGLDDDNSPIFCVVSRLTWQKGMDLLAEAIGPLVAMGGKLAVLGTGEHHLEEAFRNAVRLYPGRVGTIIGYDETLSHIQQAGADAILIPSRFEPCGLTQLYGLRYGCVPVVARTGGLADTIIDANPAALDMKAATGIQFSPVETWSLVHALRRAVNLFEDKKNWMHMQKQGMKSDVSWKSSAKLYADLYSSLFV; the protein is encoded by the coding sequence ATGAAGGTCCTTTCCGTTGCATCGGAAATCTACCCGTTGATCAAGACGGGTGGCCTTGCCGATGTGGCAGGCGCCTTGCCGCTTGCCCTTGCCGGCCTTGGCGTCGAAACCCGCACCATCGTTCCGGGTTACCCGGCGATCATGAAGGCCGTCGAGGGGCATGCCGAAAAGGTTCACACCTTCGGCGACCTTTTCGGGGAATGGGCAACGCTCCACGCAGCCAGATACGAGGGCCTCGACCTTCTGATCCTGGACATTCCGGCGCTTTTCGGCCGTTTCGGCAATCCCTACAATTCCGCGAGCGGGGAAGGTTATTCCGACAACTGGCGCCGTTTCGGGGCGCTGTCCAAGGCGGCGGCGGAAATTGCCGCCGGCGTGCTTCCGGGATGGGAGCCGGACCTCGTCCACTGCCATGACTGGCAGGCGGCGTTGACGCCGGTCTACATGCGTTTTGCCGACGTTCCGGAAAAACCCTCGATCCTCACCATCCACAACATCGCGTTTCAGGGCACGTTCGGCCCCGAGATCTTCCCCTGGCTCGGCCTTCCGGCCCATGCGATGGCCGTGGACGGCGTCGAGTATTACGGCAATGTCGGCTTCCTGAAGGGCGGCTTGCAGACCGCCTGGGCGGTGACCACCGTCAGCCCCACCTATGCGCGCGAGATCCAGACGCCGCAATACGGCATGGGGCTCGAAGGCCTGATCGCCGCACGCGCCCATACCGTCCACGGCATCGTCAACGGCATCGACACCGATGTCTGGAACCCGACGACGGACAAGACGCTCGCCAGCCGCTACACGCCGAGCCGTCTGCGCCTGCGCGAACCCAACCGGCAGGTCCTGAGCGAGCGCTTCGGCCTCGATGACGACAATTCGCCGATCTTCTGCGTCGTCTCGCGCCTGACCTGGCAGAAGGGCATGGACCTTCTCGCCGAAGCCATCGGACCGCTGGTGGCGATGGGCGGCAAGCTCGCAGTGCTCGGCACCGGCGAGCATCACCTGGAGGAAGCCTTCCGCAACGCGGTGCGGCTCTATCCCGGGCGCGTCGGCACGATCATCGGCTATGACGAGACGCTGTCGCATATCCAGCAGGCCGGCGCCGATGCCATCCTCATTCCCTCGCGTTTCGAGCCTTGCGGCCTGACCCAGCTTTACGGCCTGCGCTATGGCTGCGTGCCGGTTGTCGCGCGCACCGGCGGTCTGGCCGACACCATCATCGACGCCAATCCGGCCGCGCTCGATATGAAGGCGGCGACGGGCATCCAGTTCTCGCCGGTGGAAACCTGGTCGCTGGTCCACGCCCTGCGCCGCGCCGTCAACCTTTTCGAGGACAAGAAAAACTGGATGCATATGCAGAAACAGGGCATGAAGAGCGACGTGTCCTGGAAATCCAGCGCCAAACTTTACGCCGACCTTTATTCAAGCCTATTCGTGTGA
- a CDS encoding MaoC family dehydratase, translating into MAKDISLSEVKDYIGHEVGLSRWFTVDQTMIDTFADATLDHQFIHTDPERARAETAFGGTIAHGFLTLSLLSAMNYDCVPKVREQTMGINFGFDKVRFMTPVKSGARVRGRFTLRDARFRGAELLAINYTVSVEIEGERKPALTADWITLVQFAAEDRPETA; encoded by the coding sequence ATGGCCAAAGACATTTCGCTCTCTGAAGTGAAGGACTATATCGGCCATGAGGTCGGTCTGTCGCGCTGGTTCACCGTCGACCAGACGATGATCGACACCTTCGCCGACGCCACGCTCGACCATCAGTTCATCCATACCGATCCGGAACGCGCCCGAGCCGAAACGGCTTTCGGCGGTACGATCGCCCATGGTTTCCTGACGCTCTCGCTGCTTTCGGCGATGAATTATGATTGCGTGCCGAAGGTGCGCGAACAGACCATGGGCATCAATTTCGGCTTCGACAAGGTGCGGTTCATGACCCCTGTCAAAAGTGGCGCGCGCGTGCGCGGCCGCTTCACGCTCAGGGACGCACGTTTTCGCGGGGCCGAGCTGCTGGCGATCAATTACACCGTGAGCGTCGAAATCGAGGGCGAACGGAAGCCGGCGCTGACCGCCGACTGGATCACGCTTGTCCAGTTTGCCGCCGAAGATCGCCCGGAAACGGCCTGA
- a CDS encoding sarcosine oxidase subunit gamma, which translates to MAEEHVATRAFPLAGAFGGSGLARLVVAADATRLSLRAGETALGALSGALEIDLPRAPLSSAMKDGRYAFWLGPDEWLVINEYGDDLMSRLQGIETPFSAVDVSHRNVAVMVDGPGAAAAINAACPQDLRLASFPVGKVVRTVLGKAEIVLFRKEENTFRVECWRSFAPYVFGLLDQGAKDAVR; encoded by the coding sequence ATGGCTGAAGAACATGTTGCGACACGCGCATTTCCGCTTGCCGGCGCCTTTGGCGGCTCGGGCCTTGCCCGCCTCGTGGTCGCCGCCGATGCCACGCGGCTTTCGCTCAGGGCCGGGGAGACTGCGCTCGGGGCGCTTTCCGGCGCCCTCGAGATCGACCTGCCGCGCGCGCCGCTGTCATCGGCCATGAAGGATGGCCGCTATGCCTTCTGGCTGGGGCCGGATGAATGGCTGGTGATCAACGAATATGGCGACGATCTGATGTCGCGGCTTCAGGGGATCGAAACGCCGTTCTCCGCCGTTGACGTCTCCCACCGCAACGTCGCGGTGATGGTCGACGGGCCGGGTGCGGCGGCAGCGATCAACGCCGCCTGCCCGCAGGACCTGAGGCTTGCCAGCTTTCCCGTCGGCAAGGTGGTACGCACCGTTCTCGGCAAGGCCGAGATCGTGCTGTTCCGCAAGGAGGAGAACACCTTCCGCGTGGAATGCTGGCGCTCCTTCGCGCCTTACGTCTTCGGCCTGCTCGATCAGGGCGCGAAGGACGCGGTCCGGTGA
- the glgX gene encoding glycogen debranching protein GlgX, which translates to MRDHEARPGVRVLDRGVEFSVYSENAAGMELCLFTPDGTETAHLPMSHERSNMFRLLVDGLKPGQRYGYRAFGRYDPMAGHWFDSSKLLVDPYAREIDAPYRYDPRLGQYGVETADIVPKSVVVPDLGDEPGHIDLPDGAFIYEAGVKSLTKLNPHVPESIRGTVAALGHPAVVEHLQKIGADAIELMPVTAWIDERHLRDLGLTNAWGYNPVTFMAPDPRLCPGGIAELREAVEALHKAGIAVILDLVFNHSGESDQFGGTLSFRGLDNATYYRLAEDDPSVFINDTGCGNTIACDHPMVRRYIIDSLRFFATQAGIDGFRFDLAPILGRTRQGFDTHAETLDAILSDPALKGRTMIAEPWDIGPGGYQLGHFPAPFLEWNDRARDDMRRFWRGDPNMTGLLADALSGSSHIFSVRDQHVTRSVNFIAAHDGFSLHDVTAYVHKHNGPNGESNRDGHDENFSWNNGIEGETDNGVVLSRRRQDIKALLATLFASRGAIMLKAGDEGGMTQYGNNNAYCQDNETTWIDWHAMDDDLIAYTGELAALRRQFSVFSETGFFTEDEVTWLRPDGDSMSVEDWEAAECDSLSVVLSTTERASGRPTRLAILINRSHGEMAFRLPERDAHGWHSLADRKRGIVEIALAPRSVSFYAEMLSEAG; encoded by the coding sequence ATGCGTGACCATGAAGCAAGACCCGGCGTGAGGGTTCTCGACCGGGGCGTCGAATTTTCCGTCTATTCGGAGAATGCGGCAGGTATGGAACTCTGCCTGTTTACCCCGGACGGCACGGAGACCGCGCATCTTCCGATGTCGCACGAGCGTAGCAATATGTTCCGCCTGCTCGTTGACGGGCTGAAGCCCGGCCAGCGCTACGGCTACCGCGCCTTCGGACGGTACGATCCGATGGCCGGACACTGGTTCGATTCCTCGAAGCTTCTTGTGGACCCGTACGCGCGCGAAATCGATGCACCCTACCGCTATGATCCCAGGCTCGGACAATATGGCGTCGAGACGGCCGACATCGTGCCGAAAAGCGTGGTGGTTCCAGATCTGGGCGACGAACCCGGCCATATCGACCTGCCGGACGGGGCCTTCATCTACGAGGCCGGAGTAAAATCACTGACGAAGCTCAATCCGCACGTGCCCGAAAGCATTCGCGGCACTGTCGCGGCCCTCGGACATCCCGCCGTGGTGGAGCATCTGCAGAAGATCGGGGCTGACGCGATCGAACTCATGCCGGTGACGGCGTGGATCGACGAGCGCCATCTCAGGGATCTCGGACTTACCAATGCCTGGGGCTACAATCCGGTGACCTTCATGGCGCCCGACCCGCGGCTCTGCCCTGGCGGAATCGCCGAACTGCGCGAGGCGGTGGAAGCCCTGCACAAGGCCGGTATCGCCGTAATCCTCGATCTCGTCTTCAACCACAGCGGCGAAAGCGACCAGTTCGGCGGCACGCTGAGCTTCCGCGGTCTGGACAACGCGACCTATTACCGTCTGGCCGAAGACGACCCTTCGGTGTTCATCAACGACACCGGATGCGGCAACACGATCGCCTGCGACCACCCGATGGTGCGCCGCTATATCATCGACAGCCTGCGCTTTTTCGCCACCCAGGCGGGCATTGACGGCTTCCGCTTCGATCTCGCGCCCATCCTCGGGCGCACCCGGCAAGGCTTCGATACCCATGCCGAGACGCTGGATGCCATTCTCTCGGACCCGGCGCTGAAGGGCAGGACCATGATCGCCGAACCCTGGGATATAGGTCCCGGCGGCTACCAGCTTGGGCACTTCCCGGCGCCCTTTCTGGAGTGGAACGACCGCGCGCGCGACGACATGCGCCGGTTCTGGCGCGGCGATCCGAACATGACCGGCCTGCTCGCGGACGCCCTGTCGGGCTCCTCGCACATCTTCTCCGTGCGCGACCAGCATGTGACCCGCTCGGTCAATTTCATCGCCGCCCATGACGGTTTTTCGCTGCACGACGTGACCGCCTATGTGCACAAGCACAACGGGCCCAACGGCGAGAGCAACCGCGATGGCCACGACGAAAACTTTTCGTGGAACAACGGCATCGAGGGCGAAACCGACAATGGCGTGGTGCTGTCACGCCGCCGGCAGGACATCAAGGCGCTGCTTGCCACCCTGTTTGCCAGTCGCGGCGCGATCATGCTGAAGGCCGGCGACGAGGGCGGCATGACCCAGTACGGCAACAACAATGCCTATTGCCAGGACAACGAGACCACCTGGATCGACTGGCATGCAATGGATGACGACCTGATCGCCTATACCGGAGAGCTGGCCGCCCTGCGCAGGCAGTTCTCGGTCTTCTCCGAAACCGGGTTCTTCACCGAGGACGAGGTGACCTGGCTGCGTCCGGACGGCGATAGCATGTCCGTCGAGGACTGGGAGGCGGCGGAATGCGACAGCCTGAGCGTCGTGCTCTCGACCACGGAGCGCGCCAGCGGACGTCCGACGCGTCTTGCCATACTGATCAATCGCAGCCATGGGGAAATGGCCTTCCGCCTGCCGGAGCGCGACGCCCACGGGTGGCACAGCCTCGCCGACCGGAAACGCGGCATCGTCGAGATCGCGCTTGCGCCCCGTTCGGTATCGTTTTATGCGGAAATGCTCTCCGAGGCCGGATAG